One window of Phalacrocorax carbo chromosome 1, bPhaCar2.1, whole genome shotgun sequence genomic DNA carries:
- the KCTD17 gene encoding BTB/POZ domain-containing protein KCTD17 isoform X3, translated as MRMEGGEEMQGAVGLRCTWEIPPPAGTQAKWVRLNVGGTVFLTTRQTLCREQKSFLCRLCQGEELQSDRDETGAYLIDRDPTYFGPILNFLRHGKLVLDKDMAEEGVLEEAEFYNIGPLIRIIKDRLEEKDYTVTQVPPKHVYRVLQCQEEELTQMVSTMSDGWRFEQLVNIGSSYNYGNEDQTEFLCVVSKELYSSPNGLSSEPSHKAKDEEETGTLPGYREHTST; from the exons ATGAGGATGGAGGGCGGGGAGGAGATGCAGGGCGCCGTAGGGCTACGCTGCACCTGGGAGATCCCGCCACCCGCTGGCACCCAGGCCAAGTGGGTGAGGCTCAATGTGGGGGGCACCGTCTTCCTCACCACCAGGCAGACCCTGTGTCGGGAGCAGAAATCTTTCCTGTGTCGCTTGTGCCAGGGCGAGGAGCTGCAGTCGGACCGG GATGAGACTGGTGCGTACCTAATAGACCGGGACCCCACTTACTTTGGACCCATCCTGAATTTCCTCCGTCATGGGAAACTGGTCCTGGATAAAGATATGGCTGAAGAGG GGGTCCTAGAAGAAGCTGAGTTCTATAATATTGGTCCTTTAATCAGAATAATCAAGGACCGACTGGAGGAGAAGGACTACACGGTAACTCAG GTGCCTCCTAAGCATGTCTACCGCGTGCTACAGTGCCAAGAAGAGGAGCTCACTCAGATGGTTTCTACTATGTCGGATGGATGGCGCTTTGAGCAG CTTGTGAACATTGGCTCATCCTATAACTATGGGAATGAGGATCAGACAGAGTTCCTGTGCGTGGTCTCCAAAGAGCTGTACAGTTCCCCCAATGGCCTGAGCTCTGAGCCCAGCCACAAAGCCAAG GATGAAGAGGAGACAGGCACGCTGCCTGGGTACCGGGAGCACACTAGCACGTGA
- the KCTD17 gene encoding BTB/POZ domain-containing protein KCTD17 isoform X1, translating into MRMEGGEEMQGAVGLRCTWEIPPPAGTQAKWVRLNVGGTVFLTTRQTLCREQKSFLCRLCQGEELQSDRDETGAYLIDRDPTYFGPILNFLRHGKLVLDKDMAEEGVLEEAEFYNIGPLIRIIKDRLEEKDYTVTQVPPKHVYRVLQCQEEELTQMVSTMSDGWRFEQLVNIGSSYNYGNEDQTEFLCVVSKELYSSPNGLSSEPSHKAKCMAAPRPTVTLPSPLHSSHAAIHFYKLTLEV; encoded by the exons ATGAGGATGGAGGGCGGGGAGGAGATGCAGGGCGCCGTAGGGCTACGCTGCACCTGGGAGATCCCGCCACCCGCTGGCACCCAGGCCAAGTGGGTGAGGCTCAATGTGGGGGGCACCGTCTTCCTCACCACCAGGCAGACCCTGTGTCGGGAGCAGAAATCTTTCCTGTGTCGCTTGTGCCAGGGCGAGGAGCTGCAGTCGGACCGG GATGAGACTGGTGCGTACCTAATAGACCGGGACCCCACTTACTTTGGACCCATCCTGAATTTCCTCCGTCATGGGAAACTGGTCCTGGATAAAGATATGGCTGAAGAGG GGGTCCTAGAAGAAGCTGAGTTCTATAATATTGGTCCTTTAATCAGAATAATCAAGGACCGACTGGAGGAGAAGGACTACACGGTAACTCAG GTGCCTCCTAAGCATGTCTACCGCGTGCTACAGTGCCAAGAAGAGGAGCTCACTCAGATGGTTTCTACTATGTCGGATGGATGGCGCTTTGAGCAG CTTGTGAACATTGGCTCATCCTATAACTATGGGAATGAGGATCAGACAGAGTTCCTGTGCGTGGTCTCCAAAGAGCTGTACAGTTCCCCCAATGGCCTGAGCTCTGAGCCCAGCCACAAAGCCAAG TGTATGGCAGCCCCTCGCCCCACAGTGACACTCCCCAGCCCCCTTCATTCTTCACATGCAGCCATTCATTTTTACAAACTCACTTTGGAGGTCTGA
- the KCTD17 gene encoding BTB/POZ domain-containing protein KCTD17 isoform X5 encodes MRMEGGEEMQGAVGLRCTWEIPPPAGTQAKWVRLNVGGTVFLTTRQTLCREQKSFLCRLCQGEELQSDRDETGAYLIDRDPTYFGPILNFLRHGKLVLDKDMAEEGVLEEAEFYNIGPLIRIIKDRLEEKDYTVTQVPPKHVYRVLQCQEEELTQMVSTMSDGWRFEQLVNIGSSYNYGNEDQTEFLCVVSKELYSSPNGLSSEPSHKAKLLQARGLRM; translated from the exons ATGAGGATGGAGGGCGGGGAGGAGATGCAGGGCGCCGTAGGGCTACGCTGCACCTGGGAGATCCCGCCACCCGCTGGCACCCAGGCCAAGTGGGTGAGGCTCAATGTGGGGGGCACCGTCTTCCTCACCACCAGGCAGACCCTGTGTCGGGAGCAGAAATCTTTCCTGTGTCGCTTGTGCCAGGGCGAGGAGCTGCAGTCGGACCGG GATGAGACTGGTGCGTACCTAATAGACCGGGACCCCACTTACTTTGGACCCATCCTGAATTTCCTCCGTCATGGGAAACTGGTCCTGGATAAAGATATGGCTGAAGAGG GGGTCCTAGAAGAAGCTGAGTTCTATAATATTGGTCCTTTAATCAGAATAATCAAGGACCGACTGGAGGAGAAGGACTACACGGTAACTCAG GTGCCTCCTAAGCATGTCTACCGCGTGCTACAGTGCCAAGAAGAGGAGCTCACTCAGATGGTTTCTACTATGTCGGATGGATGGCGCTTTGAGCAG CTTGTGAACATTGGCTCATCCTATAACTATGGGAATGAGGATCAGACAGAGTTCCTGTGCGTGGTCTCCAAAGAGCTGTACAGTTCCCCCAATGGCCTGAGCTCTGAGCCCAGCCACAAAGCCAAG CTGTTACAAGCCAGAGGTCTGAGGATGTGA
- the KCTD17 gene encoding BTB/POZ domain-containing protein KCTD17 isoform X4: MRMEGGEEMQGAVGLRCTWEIPPPAGTQAKWVRLNVGGTVFLTTRQTLCREQKSFLCRLCQGEELQSDRDETGAYLIDRDPTYFGPILNFLRHGKLVLDKDMAEEGVLEEAEFYNIGPLIRIIKDRLEEKDYTVTQVPPKHVYRVLQCQEEELTQMVSTMSDGWRFEQLVNIGSSYNYGNEDQTEFLCVVSKELYSSPNGLSSEPSHKAKVRYLSALTAPTSLSSA, translated from the exons ATGAGGATGGAGGGCGGGGAGGAGATGCAGGGCGCCGTAGGGCTACGCTGCACCTGGGAGATCCCGCCACCCGCTGGCACCCAGGCCAAGTGGGTGAGGCTCAATGTGGGGGGCACCGTCTTCCTCACCACCAGGCAGACCCTGTGTCGGGAGCAGAAATCTTTCCTGTGTCGCTTGTGCCAGGGCGAGGAGCTGCAGTCGGACCGG GATGAGACTGGTGCGTACCTAATAGACCGGGACCCCACTTACTTTGGACCCATCCTGAATTTCCTCCGTCATGGGAAACTGGTCCTGGATAAAGATATGGCTGAAGAGG GGGTCCTAGAAGAAGCTGAGTTCTATAATATTGGTCCTTTAATCAGAATAATCAAGGACCGACTGGAGGAGAAGGACTACACGGTAACTCAG GTGCCTCCTAAGCATGTCTACCGCGTGCTACAGTGCCAAGAAGAGGAGCTCACTCAGATGGTTTCTACTATGTCGGATGGATGGCGCTTTGAGCAG CTTGTGAACATTGGCTCATCCTATAACTATGGGAATGAGGATCAGACAGAGTTCCTGTGCGTGGTCTCCAAAGAGCTGTACAGTTCCCCCAATGGCCTGAGCTCTGAGCCCAGCCACAAAGCCAAG gtgCGTTACCTGTCTGCACTCACAGCTCCCACCAGCCTGAGCTCTGCATGA
- the KCTD17 gene encoding BTB/POZ domain-containing protein KCTD17 isoform X2 — translation MRMEGGEEMQGAVGLRCTWEIPPPAGTQAKWVRLNVGGTVFLTTRQTLCREQKSFLCRLCQGEELQSDRDETGAYLIDRDPTYFGPILNFLRHGKLVLDKDMAEEGVLEEAEFYNIGPLIRIIKDRLEEKDYTVTQVPPKHVYRVLQCQEEELTQMVSTMSDGWRFEQLVNIGSSYNYGNEDQTEFLCVVSKELYSSPNGLSSEPSHKAKSTEEDLEEEEQEAEAEAEAEEKGAASP, via the exons ATGAGGATGGAGGGCGGGGAGGAGATGCAGGGCGCCGTAGGGCTACGCTGCACCTGGGAGATCCCGCCACCCGCTGGCACCCAGGCCAAGTGGGTGAGGCTCAATGTGGGGGGCACCGTCTTCCTCACCACCAGGCAGACCCTGTGTCGGGAGCAGAAATCTTTCCTGTGTCGCTTGTGCCAGGGCGAGGAGCTGCAGTCGGACCGG GATGAGACTGGTGCGTACCTAATAGACCGGGACCCCACTTACTTTGGACCCATCCTGAATTTCCTCCGTCATGGGAAACTGGTCCTGGATAAAGATATGGCTGAAGAGG GGGTCCTAGAAGAAGCTGAGTTCTATAATATTGGTCCTTTAATCAGAATAATCAAGGACCGACTGGAGGAGAAGGACTACACGGTAACTCAG GTGCCTCCTAAGCATGTCTACCGCGTGCTACAGTGCCAAGAAGAGGAGCTCACTCAGATGGTTTCTACTATGTCGGATGGATGGCGCTTTGAGCAG CTTGTGAACATTGGCTCATCCTATAACTATGGGAATGAGGATCAGACAGAGTTCCTGTGCGTGGTCTCCAAAGAGCTGTACAGTTCCCCCAATGGCCTGAGCTCTGAGCCCAGCCACAAAGCCAAG AGCACAGAGGAGGacctggaggaggaagagcaggaggcagaggcagaagcagaagcagaggagaaaggtgCAGCAAGTCCTTGa
- the MPST gene encoding 3-mercaptopyruvate sulfurtransferase yields the protein MSQQLLYRALVSAKWLSEAIKSQQAGLALRIVDASWYLPKMKRDPKREFEERHIPGAVFFDIDQCSDRTSPYDHMLPKADDFAEYVGKLGVGNDSHVVVYDGSDQGLFSAPRVWWMFRAFGHDAVSVLDGGLKNWQREGNVLSSGKSQVAPSEFHASLDKSLVKTYEDVLDNLDSHRFQLVDARAAGRFRGVEPEPRDGIEPGHVPGSMNIPFTDFLTESGLEKTPEQIRSMFQEKKVDLLKPVVATCGSGVTACHVALAAYLCGKPDVAVYDGAWVEWYMRAQPENIISEGKGKTV from the exons ATGTCGCAACAACTCCTCTACCGTGCTCTGGTGTCTGCAAAATGGCTTTCAGAAGCCATCAAGTCCCAGCAGGCTGGTCTGGCCTTGAGAATCGTGGATGCATCTTGGTATTTGCCGAAGATGAAACGTGACCCAAAGCGGGAATTTGAGGAGCGCCATATCCCTGGTGCAGTTTTCTTTGATATTGACCAATGCAGCGACCGTACTTCACCTTACGATCACATGCTGCCCAAGGCTGATGACTTTGCTGAGTATGTGGGGAAGCTGGGTGTGGGGAATGATTCCCATGTTGTGGTGTATGATGGCAGCGACCAAGGTCTCTTCTCAGCACCCCGGGTGTGGTGGATGTTCCGGGCCTTCGGACATGATGCCGTCTCTGTTCTGGATGGTGGCCTGAAGAACTGGCAGCGAGAGGGCAATGTGCTGAGCTCTGGGAAAAGCCAGGTAGCTCCCTCGGAGTTCCACGCCTCCTTGGACAAGTCCCTAGTGAAAACATACGAGGACGTCTTAGATAACTTGGATTCCCACCGCTTCCAGCTAGTGGATGCGCGTGCTGCAGGACGGTTCCGGGGAGTAGAGCCAGAGCCCCGAGATG GAATTGAGCCTGGTCATGTCCCTGGGTCGATGAACATCCCCTTCACTGATTTCCTCACAGAGTCTGGCTTAGAGAAGACCCCTGAGCAGATCCGCAGTATGTTCCAGGAGAAGAAGGTGGACCTCTTAAAGCCGGTGGTAGCCACGTGTGGCTCTGGGGTCACTGCCTGCCATGTGGCTCTGGCGGCATACCTCTGTGGCAAACCAGATGTTGCTGTGTACGATGGGGCCTGGGTGGAATGGTACATGCGGGCACAgcctgaaaatattatttctgagggaaaggggaagacGGTGTAA
- the LOC104043284 gene encoding thiosulfate sulfurtransferase produces MAPKVLGSALVTAKWLSEAVRAGRVGTSLRVLDASWYPPQERNARQEFKERHIPGASFFDIEECRDKSSPYTFMLPSESHFADYVGRLGVSNDTHVVVYDGDKLGTFYAPRAWWMFRAFGHKEVSVLNGGFKNWVKEGHPVTAEVSQPAPAIFKARLNTALLKTFEEMMHNVGSLRFQVVDSRPEGPFRGTELDQGLESGHIPGAVNIPFHSFLTETGHEKSIEEIQQIFHEKKIDLSKPLTATCHKGVTACHIALAAYLCGKRDVAVYDGSWSEWIYRAPPRYKVSELKRNKA; encoded by the exons ATGGCGCCGAAGGTGCTCGGCAGCGCGCTGGTCACCGCCAAATGGCTCTCGGAGGCCGTGCGGGCCGGGCGGGTGGGAACGAGCCTGCGGGTACTGGACGCCTCCTGGTACCCGCCGCAGGAGCGAAATGCTCGGCAGGAGTTCAAGGAGAGGCACATCCCCGGGGCGTCCTTCTTCGACATCGAGGAGTGCCGGGACAAATCCTCCCCCTATACCTTCATGCTGCCCAGCGAGTCCCACTTCGCCGACTACGTGGGGCGCCTGGGGGTCAGCAATGACACCCACGTGGTGGTGTACGACGGGGATAAGCTGGGCACCTTCTACGCCCCCCGCGCCTGGTGGATGTTCCGGGCCTTTGGGCACAAAGAGGTTTCAGTGCTGAACGGTGGCTTCAAGAACTGGGTGAAGGAGGGCCACCCGGTCACGGCGGAGGTCAGCCAGCCCGCCCCAGCCATCTTTAAGGCCAGGCTGAACACAGCCCTGCTGAAGACCTTCGAGGAGATGATGCATAATGTGGGGTCCCTGCGGTTCCAGGTGGTGGATTCCCGCCCTGagggcccattccggggtaccgaGCTGGACCAAG GGCTGGAATCTGGTCACATCCCTGGTGCTGTGAACATACCCTTCCACTCATTCCTAACAGAAACTGGCCATGAGAAGAGTATTGAGGAGATCCAACAAATATTCcatgagaagaaaatagatCTCTCAAAGCCACTGACGGCCACATGCCACAAAGGTGTCACGGCATGTCACATTGCCTTGGCAGCCTACCTGTGTGGCAAGCGTGATGTGGCTGTTTATGATGGTTCCTGGTCAGAGTGGATCTACCGTGCCCCACCTCGCTACAAGGTCTCTGAGTTGAAGCGCAATAAGGCCTAG
- the CIMIP4 gene encoding ciliary microtubule inner protein 4 — MGVGLFPGNCLCFSMHGLQQDLPAATNHYGTTSGIMDQDVVQVPASPTPDVAESGPVLANTTSVEPEEGRKEHPSEGLYPSRQRTSQRSSSRASWKTSKGPVAQGTAKSSTSVKRQASPSAKCVQTKRQSKQSLQAKTALMQGLRSRRIEEERQDTSATKDLTVGHEPRGMNSTYYLSAISRQRGAEGTKSISNAKEPVAGQHQTVGSRGPESSQKTIKASHKKAKETCSRISAKESLASLGPDMKAERKLLLEKRNHLIHGNSKYKFASADELTSNEEDRQALCKATLVMEQKRLSNRTEMLKNSPNSKSFADCDQLGFNLRSNIFQGGPLESRSLMKDSYTPDIIQKAIRDPKNWHGRRTDELGKWHQKNALNLNLQKALEDKYGKKKDKTSLRK; from the exons ATGGGCGTAGGGTTGTTCCCTGGCAACTGTCTCTGCTTCTCCATGCATGGACTTCAGCAGGACCTGCCTGCTGCTACGAATCACTATGGCACCACATCAGGAATCATGGACCAG GATGTAGTACAGGTTCCAGCTTCCCCTACACCTGACGTGGCAGAAAGTGGCCCTGTGCTGGCCAACACTACTTCCG TGGAACctgaggaagggagaaaggagcATCCTTCAGAAGGCTTATATCCCAGCAGACAGAGAACTTCTCAAAGGAGCTCCAGCAGAGCTTCCTGGAAGACCTCCAAGGGCCCAGTGGCTCAGGGAACAGCAAAGAGCTCCACATCCGTTAAACGCCAGGCATCTCCTTCTGCAAAGTGTGTTCAGACTAAAAGACAGAGCAAACAAAGCCTCCAGGCCAAAACTGCCTTAATGCAGGGTCTTCGTTCAAGAAGAATTGAAGAGGAAAGACAAGATACTTCTGCCACCAAAGACCTAACAGTGGGGCATGAGCCGAGAGGGATGAACAGCACTTACTACCTGTCTGCAATATCCAGGCAGAGGGGGGCAGAAGGCACCAAATCCATCTCAAATGCCAAAGAACCAGTAGCAGGCCAGCACCAAACAGTGGGGTCTAGAGGGCCTGAATCTTCCCAGAAGACCATCAAAGCCAGCCACAAAAAAGCCAAGGAGACCTGCAGCAGAATAAGTGCCAAAGAGTCCTTAGCATCATTAGGGCCAGAtatgaaagcagaaaggaagctccttctggagaagagaaaccaCTTGATCCATGGTAACAGCAAATATAAATTTGCCAGTGCAGATGAACTTACTAGCAATGAAGAG GACCGGCAAGCCCTGTGCAAGGCAACATTAGTCATGGAACAGAAAAGACTCAGCAACCGTACTGAAATGCTAAAAAACTCCCCCAACTCTAAATCTTTTGCTGATTGTGACCAGCTGGGTTTTAATCTGAGGTCAAATATCTTCCAAG GTGGCCCACTGGAGAGTCGAAGCTTGATGAAAGATTCCTACACCCCTGATATAATTCAAAAGGCAATCAGGGATCCCAAGAACTGGCATGGAAGGAGGACTGATGAGCTAG GGAAATGGCATCAGAAAAATGCTCTAAATCTTAACCTGCAGAAAGCATTGGAGGACAaatatgggaagaaaaaagacaagacaagCCTTAGAAAATGA